The genomic window CCATCGGCACCTCCAGCTGCGAGTCGGGGAAGAAGAAGATCCGCTTGCCGGCCAGCCGCGCGCGGGGGCCTTCCAGCGCCGCGCGGGCGCGGGCTTCGGCGGCGGCGGTCGCTTCGGCGAAGCGGCCGGCGCCGACACCCATCGCCTCGGCGCCGGCGCGCAGGAAGGCGGTGGTGCCCTCCGCGCCCAGCGGGAACAGCGCCGGGATGTGGCGGGCGCCACGCGCGTCCAGCAGCCGCGCCGTCTCGGCCAGGAAGGGCTGCGCCAGGAGGTAGCGCGTGCCCTGCCCCACGGCCGGCATCTCGCCGGCACGACGCGCCGGCAGGAAAGCGATGTTCGTGATGCCCATGGTGGCGTAGAGGCGGCGCCACTGGTCCTCCACCACCTCGGCCAGCGCGCCCACGATGACGAGCTGCGCCGCATCCGTGGCGGGCAGCTCGGGCACCAGCGCAGCGAGGCAGGCATCCTCGCCCTGGGTGAAGGTGGTCTCGATCCCCGACCCCGAATAGTTCAGCACCCGCACACCGTTGAAGCGGCGATCGAGGCGCTGCGCGGCGCGGTGCAGGTCGAGCTTGATGACTTCGGAGGGGCAGGACCCCACCAGGAACAGCAGCTTGATGTCCGGCCGGCGCTCCAGCAGCCGGGCCACGTTGCGGTCAAGTTCCTCCTGCGCGTCGGCCAAGCCCGCGAGGTCGCGCTCATCCAGGATGGCGGTGGCGAAGCGCGGCTCGGCGAAGATCATGACGCCGGCGGCCGATTGCAGCAGATGCGCGCAGGTGCGGCTGCCCACCACCAGGAAGAAGGCGTCCTGGATCTTGCGGTGCATCCAGACGATGCCGGTGAGGCCGCAGAAGACCTCGCGCTGGCCGCGCTCACGCAGGACGGGGCGGGTGTCGCAGCCGCTGGCGGGGACGTGGTCCAGCATGGCGCTCAGGTGCCCCGCGCCTGCAGCCGCGCCATGCGCAGCTTCCACACGAACTGGCCCGCGTTGATGACGTAGGCGGCATAGGCGGCCAGTGCCAGCCACATCTGGAAGTAGGTGTCGCCCCAGGCGAACAGCAGCGCGCCGAGATAGGCGGTGTGCAGGGCCAGGACCAGCATGGAGAACACGTCCTCCCAGAAGAAGGAGGGCGCGAAGAGGTACTTCCCGAAGACCACGCGTTCCCACACGCAGCCCGTGATCATGATGGTGTAGAGCACCAGCGTCTTCACCACGACCGAGGCCTCGGCGGCCCAGAGCCCCTGGCCGGTGGCCAGGTAGTTCAGCACCAGGCCGAGGCTGACCAGGAACACCAGGAACTGCACGGGGGCGAGGATGCCCTGCACCATCGTCCAGGGTGTCGCGTCCCGGCGCACGCGCTCCTCGGGCGTATAGAGAGGGCGTGGGGCGCGCTGGCGGTGGGTGCGGCCGGCGCTGGTGCCGTAAGGGCAGGAATCCACCGCGGCGATGAGACGGTCGAGAACCGGGCCTGACAGCATGTCTTGACTACCCCTCCGCATCGGAACCGCTTCTCGTGCCGCCGCCTGCCCGCTTGGGCGAAACCGGGACGGGGCCTGGGCCCTCCCTCCGGATTCCGGCGGCCGGATCGCTCCGAACGGGTGAAAGCTAGGAGGCCGGAACCGCGCATGTCAAGCAAGATTGACGTAAAGATGCGTTGACAGATAGGACGCGTTCCGCCGATGATCCGGGCGTCAGGGAACGGTCCGAGGGCGGATAATGCTGCACACACAGGCCAGGGTCGCGCCACCGAAGCGCTCCACGCCGTACCGCGGCAGCAACGCGACCGCCGTGCTCGAACGCCGCATCCTGCGCCTCACCTCCCATATCGAAACGGCGCTCAGCCGCGAAATCCTGCCCCGCATCGGCGAGGCCCGCGAGGCCGCGGACCAGTCCGAGACGGAACGCCTGGCCCGCCTCGCCATTGCCGGAAATGCCGAGGCGCTGCTGGCCGCTGTCAGGGCGAAAAGACAGCAGGGCGACAGCGCCGAATCGCTCTGTCTTGTCACCTTGACAACAGTGGCGCGTGAGCTGGGCGACTGGTGGAAGCAGGACCGTTGCGGCTTCGTCGAGGTCACGCTCGGCATGCTGGCGCTGCAATCCGTCCTGCATGACCTCGCGCCTTCGCTGGCCGGCGGCAAGGTGGGTTCGCAGCGCCGCTCGGCCCTGATGCTGCCCATGCCGGGCGAGCAGCACAGCTTCGGCATCGCCATGGTGGCGGAGTTCTTCCGCGCCGGCGGCTGGCATGTCGCGCAGGATTGCGGCGGGACGGAGAAGGAACTGCGTCGCCGCGTCTCACGCGAATGGTTCGGCGTGGTGGCGCTGTCCTGTGGCGTCTCGGAGCGCCTGCCGGCCTTGCCTGGGCTGATCGCCTCGATTCGCACCCATTCCTTCAACCCTGACGTGGCGGTCATGGTGGGCGGTGCCGCCTTCCAGGACGACGCCGCGAAGGCGGCCATGGCGGGGGCCGATGCCACCGCAGATGACGCCGCCGGGGCCCTCGCGCGCGCGGAGGGC from Roseococcus microcysteis includes these protein-coding regions:
- a CDS encoding cobalamin B12-binding domain-containing protein is translated as MLERRILRLTSHIETALSREILPRIGEAREAADQSETERLARLAIAGNAEALLAAVRAKRQQGDSAESLCLVTLTTVARELGDWWKQDRCGFVEVTLGMLALQSVLHDLAPSLAGGKVGSQRRSALMLPMPGEQHSFGIAMVAEFFRAGGWHVAQDCGGTEKELRRRVSREWFGVVALSCGVSERLPALPGLIASIRTHSFNPDVAVMVGGAAFQDDAAKAAMAGADATADDAAGALARAEGLVSLMAAHS
- a CDS encoding ferredoxin:protochlorophyllide reductase (ATP-dependent) subunit N; protein product: MLDHVPASGCDTRPVLRERGQREVFCGLTGIVWMHRKIQDAFFLVVGSRTCAHLLQSAAGVMIFAEPRFATAILDERDLAGLADAQEELDRNVARLLERRPDIKLLFLVGSCPSEVIKLDLHRAAQRLDRRFNGVRVLNYSGSGIETTFTQGEDACLAALVPELPATDAAQLVIVGALAEVVEDQWRRLYATMGITNIAFLPARRAGEMPAVGQGTRYLLAQPFLAETARLLDARGARHIPALFPLGAEGTTAFLRAGAEAMGVGAGRFAEATAAAEARARAALEGPRARLAGKRIFFFPDSQLEVPMARFLTRECGMEAVEIGTPYLHRAHLAAEMPLLPAAATLSEGQDVERQLDRCLAARPDLVVCGLGLANPLEAQGITTKWSIELVFTPVQGYDQAADLASLFARPFARRDMLRV
- the bchF gene encoding 2-vinyl bacteriochlorophyllide hydratase → MLSGPVLDRLIAAVDSCPYGTSAGRTHRQRAPRPLYTPEERVRRDATPWTMVQGILAPVQFLVFLVSLGLVLNYLATGQGLWAAEASVVVKTLVLYTIMITGCVWERVVFGKYLFAPSFFWEDVFSMLVLALHTAYLGALLFAWGDTYFQMWLALAAYAAYVINAGQFVWKLRMARLQARGT